Proteins encoded in a region of the Roseomonas haemaphysalidis genome:
- a CDS encoding isochorismatase family protein, with the protein MQHDNTLPPDAVRRVIARAGTAHPFAALDAARTALVVIDMQNGFMREDVGHAAVPYAPGIVPAINRLGATLRQKGGGVFWVQNTSDERSRREWSVLDGMASPERTAARTRSMSPGREGHALWPELDIAAGDAVVPKYRFSAFIQGSSDLPERLRAGGFDTVLIAGTATNVCCESSARDAMMLNFRTVMVSDANAAMTDAAHMAALSNFYLYFGDVLTVAEVEAGLG; encoded by the coding sequence TGCGGCGCGTGATCGCGCGCGCCGGCACCGCGCATCCCTTCGCGGCGCTGGATGCCGCGCGCACCGCGCTGGTGGTGATCGACATGCAGAACGGCTTCATGCGGGAGGATGTGGGCCACGCCGCCGTGCCCTACGCCCCCGGCATCGTGCCCGCCATCAACCGCCTGGGCGCGACCCTGCGCCAGAAGGGGGGCGGCGTTTTCTGGGTGCAGAACACGTCTGACGAACGGTCACGCCGCGAATGGTCGGTGCTGGACGGCATGGCGAGCCCCGAGCGCACCGCCGCGCGCACGCGCTCCATGTCCCCAGGCCGGGAAGGCCACGCCTTGTGGCCCGAGCTGGACATCGCCGCCGGGGACGCGGTGGTGCCGAAATACCGCTTCAGCGCGTTTATCCAGGGCAGCTCCGACCTGCCGGAGCGGCTGCGCGCGGGTGGCTTCGACACCGTGCTGATCGCCGGCACGGCCACCAACGTGTGCTGCGAATCCTCGGCGCGGGACGCGATGATGCTGAACTTCCGCACCGTCATGGTGTCCGACGCCAATGCCGCCATGACGGATGCCGCCCACATGGCCGCCCTGTCCAACTTCTACCTGTATTTCGGCGACGTGCTGACGGTGGCCGAGGTGGAGGCCGGGCTGGGCTGA
- a CDS encoding GntR family transcriptional regulator, whose protein sequence is MSGRPAGRLPAEGAASSPVPLYHRVYVVLRQQIREGQWPPEVAMPGEHELAAAFGVSRITIRRALEQLEREGLVRRARGAGTFARPAAAPPMRSNLGGLMEDLLAMGLRTTARVLDFGYLPAPPDVAAALGVAPGAVVQKSVRVRSQGGAAFSHLTTWVPEAVGRSFQRADLLRRPLLALLEAAGASAVEADQLISARLAEPATAAALGVHVGAALLSVRRVVRGGDGRAVEYLQALYRPEMYEYEMTMRRSSRNGHATWSTEAALD, encoded by the coding sequence ATGAGCGGACGCCCCGCCGGGCGGCTGCCGGCGGAGGGCGCCGCCAGCTCCCCCGTGCCGCTGTACCACCGCGTCTACGTGGTGCTGCGGCAGCAGATCCGCGAAGGCCAGTGGCCGCCCGAGGTGGCGATGCCGGGCGAGCACGAGCTGGCCGCGGCCTTCGGCGTGTCCCGCATCACCATCCGCCGCGCGCTGGAACAGCTGGAGCGGGAGGGGCTGGTGCGCCGGGCGCGCGGCGCCGGCACCTTCGCGCGCCCCGCCGCCGCGCCGCCCATGCGCTCCAACCTCGGCGGGTTGATGGAAGACCTGTTGGCCATGGGGCTGCGCACCACCGCCCGGGTGCTGGACTTCGGCTACCTGCCCGCGCCGCCGGACGTGGCGGCGGCGCTGGGCGTGGCGCCGGGCGCCGTGGTGCAGAAGTCGGTGCGGGTGCGCAGCCAGGGCGGCGCCGCCTTTTCGCACCTCACCACCTGGGTGCCGGAAGCGGTGGGTCGCTCCTTTCAACGCGCGGACCTGTTGCGCCGGCCGCTGCTGGCGCTGCTGGAAGCCGCCGGTGCCTCGGCCGTTGAAGCCGACCAGTTGATCTCTGCCCGGCTGGCGGAGCCCGCCACGGCGGCGGCGCTGGGGGTGCATGTGGGCGCGGCCCTGCTCAGCGTGCGGCGGGTGGTACGTGGCGGCGACGGGCGCGCGGTGGAATACCTGCAGGCGCTGTACCGGCCGGAGATGTACGAATACGAGATGACCATGCGCCGCTCTTCCCGCAACGGCCATGCGACATGGTCCACGGAGGCGGCGCTGGACTGA
- a CDS encoding FAD-dependent oxidoreductase, with product MSGARRWDVAVVGAGPVGLTLALLLVRAGLRVQVLEAGPDIAEELRASTFHPPTLDFLDRLGLAAPLVAQGLVTPTWQIRMHETGERAEFDLSVLRDDTAHPYRLQAEQHKLSRLLLAALPAGTVRFGTAVEEVVQQEDCVSLRLADGSATEAAWVVGCDGARSVVRRAMGLGFSGETYPETTILATTTFPFEEALPGLSNVNYIWTSHPAFSGTFSLLKVPGKWRASLHTAPDESVEDALQPEAIRRKLRAIHGRDEDAEVLDLRPYRIHQRIVDDYRAGRLLLAGDAAHLNSPSGGMGMNGGIHDAFELADTLAQVHRGAAEPALLDRYTRRRRPVAEREILAQADRNRARMRERDNDRRRELLDGMRRTAGDPAAAREHLLRSSMISGLRAAARVE from the coding sequence ATGAGCGGTGCGAGGCGGTGGGATGTCGCGGTGGTTGGCGCGGGACCGGTGGGGTTGACGCTGGCACTGCTGCTGGTGCGGGCCGGGCTGCGCGTGCAGGTGCTGGAAGCAGGTCCGGATATCGCGGAGGAGTTGCGCGCTTCCACCTTCCATCCGCCGACGCTGGATTTCCTGGACCGCCTCGGCCTCGCGGCGCCGCTGGTGGCGCAGGGGCTGGTCACGCCCACCTGGCAGATCCGCATGCATGAGACAGGGGAGCGCGCGGAGTTCGACCTGTCCGTCCTGCGAGACGACACTGCCCACCCCTACCGGTTGCAGGCCGAGCAGCACAAGCTGTCTCGCCTGCTGCTGGCGGCGCTGCCGGCCGGCACCGTGCGCTTCGGCACAGCGGTGGAGGAGGTAGTGCAGCAGGAGGATTGCGTCTCACTGCGGCTGGCCGATGGGTCGGCGACCGAAGCCGCCTGGGTGGTGGGCTGCGACGGTGCGCGCAGCGTGGTGCGCCGCGCCATGGGCCTTGGCTTCAGCGGGGAAACCTATCCGGAAACCACCATCCTGGCCACCACGACCTTTCCGTTCGAGGAAGCTCTGCCCGGCCTGAGCAACGTCAACTATATCTGGACCTCGCACCCGGCGTTTTCCGGCACCTTCTCGTTGCTGAAGGTGCCGGGCAAGTGGCGCGCCAGCCTGCACACCGCGCCCGACGAATCCGTTGAGGATGCGCTGCAGCCCGAGGCGATCCGCCGCAAGCTGCGCGCCATCCATGGTCGCGACGAGGACGCCGAGGTGCTGGACCTGCGCCCTTACCGCATCCACCAGCGCATCGTGGACGATTATCGCGCCGGGCGCCTGCTGCTGGCGGGCGATGCCGCGCATCTGAATTCGCCGTCCGGCGGCATGGGCATGAACGGCGGCATCCACGATGCCTTTGAGCTGGCGGACACGCTGGCGCAGGTGCACCGGGGCGCGGCGGAGCCGGCGCTGCTGGACCGCTATACCCGCCGCCGCCGCCCCGTGGCGGAGCGCGAGATTCTGGCACAGGCGGACCGCAACCGCGCCCGCATGCGCGAACGCGACAACGACCGGCGGCGGGAGCTGCTGGATGGCATGCGCCGCACGGCCGGGGACCCCGCGGCGGCGCGCGAGCACCTGTTGCGATCCTCCATGATCTCCGGCCTGCGCGCCGCGGCGCGCGTGGAATGA
- a CDS encoding ABC transporter substrate-binding protein has protein sequence MPSGPGRRVLLRGAPLLALPMVLRGAPARAQAGEPVTMITPFGFIIDFLEMMNAVAGGHLQKQGFAPTLLGGAGSAQAIQQVVSGRVKMLRIAGIDMMKATAQAGLPLVSIATIYQGSTFYMVSSGEKPLADIAAVDGKRIGIVSVGGSTENFLDLMLRKGGFDPKRTRREVVGNSPGALGLVQQGRIDGFIASTNVVENLKEQGAAFEAWSTDRYAPMPSQCYAVSKDSAERDGPQLVRLLRAMRASAEELMAPDVAPMIQRASRSFEVAGIRNMPLTVKTFEASRRAWLSRGRENLLRNLPDLFADGAKELADAGIVTIPDPTVLYDNRFIEEAFA, from the coding sequence ATGCCTTCCGGACCGGGCCGCCGCGTCCTGCTGCGCGGCGCGCCACTGCTGGCCTTGCCGATGGTGCTGCGTGGTGCACCGGCGCGCGCGCAGGCGGGCGAGCCGGTCACCATGATCACGCCTTTTGGATTCATCATCGACTTTCTGGAGATGATGAACGCCGTGGCGGGCGGGCACCTGCAGAAGCAGGGCTTCGCGCCGACGCTGCTGGGCGGCGCGGGTTCCGCGCAGGCGATCCAGCAGGTGGTGAGCGGGCGGGTGAAGATGCTGCGCATCGCGGGCATCGACATGATGAAGGCGACGGCGCAGGCCGGGCTGCCGCTGGTGTCCATCGCCACCATCTACCAGGGCAGCACCTTCTACATGGTTTCGTCAGGCGAGAAGCCGCTGGCGGACATCGCGGCGGTGGATGGCAAGCGAATCGGAATCGTGTCCGTTGGCGGCTCCACCGAGAACTTCCTGGACCTGATGCTGCGCAAGGGCGGCTTCGACCCCAAGCGCACCCGGCGCGAGGTGGTGGGCAACAGCCCCGGTGCGCTGGGCCTGGTGCAGCAGGGACGGATCGATGGCTTCATCGCCAGCACCAACGTGGTTGAGAATTTGAAGGAGCAGGGAGCCGCCTTCGAAGCCTGGTCCACCGACCGCTACGCGCCCATGCCAAGCCAGTGCTACGCCGTCAGCAAGGATAGCGCGGAGCGCGACGGGCCGCAGCTCGTGCGCCTCTTGCGCGCCATGCGCGCCAGCGCGGAGGAGCTGATGGCCCCGGACGTGGCGCCCATGATCCAGCGTGCCAGCCGCAGCTTCGAGGTCGCGGGCATCCGCAACATGCCTCTGACGGTCAAGACCTTCGAGGCGTCCCGCCGCGCCTGGCTCAGCCGCGGACGGGAGAACCTGTTGCGCAACCTGCCGGATCTGTTCGCCGATGGCGCCAAGGAGCTGGCGGATGCCGGCATCGTCACGATCCCCGATCCCACCGTGCTCTACGACAACCGCTTCATCGAGGAGGCCTTCGCGTGA
- a CDS encoding ATP-binding cassette domain-containing protein yields MNAVTEIELAGVEKRYSVPGGGAVHALSHTDLSVRKGEFLVLLGPSGCGKTTLLRMVGGLLAPSAGQINIGGRSLWRGTARDPAALNELGMVFQDANLFPWRSIERNVALPLELRRVPRAARLDRARALCRTVGLAGFEKRWPRELSGGMRQRAAIARALAGDPEILLMDEPFGALDAMTREAMNIETQRIWMETGKTVILVTHSISEAVFLADRVVLLSPRPGRIDSIHEIELPRPRTPETQTLPAFQAHVRDLRRRLEAVS; encoded by the coding sequence GTGAACGCCGTCACCGAAATCGAGCTGGCCGGCGTCGAGAAGCGCTATTCCGTGCCCGGGGGCGGCGCCGTGCACGCGCTGTCCCACACCGACCTTTCCGTGCGCAAGGGCGAGTTCCTGGTGCTGCTCGGGCCGTCCGGCTGCGGCAAGACCACGCTGCTGCGTATGGTGGGCGGTCTGCTGGCCCCCAGCGCCGGCCAGATCAACATCGGTGGCCGTTCGCTGTGGCGCGGCACGGCGCGTGACCCGGCGGCGCTGAACGAGCTGGGCATGGTGTTCCAGGACGCCAACCTGTTTCCCTGGCGCAGCATCGAACGCAACGTGGCGTTGCCGCTGGAGCTGCGGCGCGTGCCGCGCGCCGCGCGGTTGGACCGCGCCCGCGCGCTGTGCCGCACCGTGGGCCTGGCGGGCTTCGAGAAGCGCTGGCCACGCGAGTTGTCGGGCGGCATGCGGCAACGCGCTGCCATCGCCCGCGCGCTGGCCGGGGACCCGGAGATCCTGTTGATGGACGAGCCCTTCGGCGCGCTGGACGCCATGACGCGGGAAGCGATGAACATCGAGACCCAGCGCATCTGGATGGAAACCGGCAAGACCGTGATCCTGGTGACGCATTCGATCAGCGAGGCTGTGTTCCTGGCGGATCGCGTCGTGCTGCTTTCGCCGCGCCCCGGGCGTATCGACAGCATCCACGAGATCGAGCTGCCCCGCCCCCGCACGCCGGAAACCCAGACCCTGCCCGCCTTCCAGGCGCATGTGCGTGACCTGCGGCGCCGGCTGGAGGCCGTTTCGTGA
- a CDS encoding ABC transporter permease, whose amino-acid sequence MSDATLSTVPPAAMPARRSRPPLALLTSPLLAVVLIGLWHLYVVQSGVSAFILPSPLAVWNALLELLATPSTWTHTLATVQATLAGFLIALVLGVAMGAVLAKLPWLEQTLNPFIVASQVVPKVALVPLFVVWFGFGMTSKVIIAAVIAFFPIFTGTLRGVKSVDLGHRDVMTAFNASPLQRALALDLPSSLPYILVGAEVGIVLAIIGAVIGEYLGGNLGLGYLLIAKMNAYETDMLFAVIALLTAVGFGFYIITVALRRAIIPWHESVAGAK is encoded by the coding sequence GTGAGCGACGCGACCTTGAGCACCGTTCCCCCCGCCGCCATGCCCGCGCGCCGTTCGCGGCCGCCGCTGGCACTTCTCACCTCGCCGCTGCTCGCGGTGGTGCTGATCGGGCTTTGGCACCTGTACGTGGTCCAGTCGGGCGTCTCCGCCTTTATCCTGCCCTCGCCGCTCGCGGTGTGGAACGCACTGCTGGAGCTGCTGGCCACGCCCTCCACCTGGACGCACACGCTGGCCACTGTGCAGGCGACGCTGGCGGGCTTCCTGATCGCGCTGGTGCTGGGCGTCGCCATGGGTGCGGTGCTGGCCAAGCTGCCGTGGCTGGAGCAGACGCTGAATCCCTTCATCGTCGCCTCGCAGGTGGTGCCCAAGGTGGCGCTGGTGCCGCTGTTCGTGGTGTGGTTCGGCTTTGGCATGACCAGCAAGGTCATCATCGCCGCCGTGATCGCCTTCTTCCCCATCTTCACCGGCACGCTGCGGGGCGTGAAGTCGGTGGACCTGGGGCACCGGGACGTGATGACCGCCTTCAACGCCTCGCCGCTGCAACGGGCACTGGCGCTCGACCTGCCCTCCTCCCTCCCATACATCCTGGTGGGCGCGGAGGTCGGCATCGTGCTGGCCATCATCGGCGCCGTGATCGGCGAGTATCTCGGTGGCAACCTGGGCCTTGGCTACCTGCTGATCGCCAAGATGAATGCCTACGAGACGGACATGCTCTTCGCCGTGATCGCGCTGCTGACGGCGGTGGGCTTCGGCTTCTACATCATCACCGTGGCGCTGCGCCGCGCCATCATCCCGTGGCACGAAAGCGTGGCGGGCGCGAAGTGA
- a CDS encoding class I adenylate-forming enzyme family protein, producing the protein MNLASLLLSHAAARPSHAATIEGTTETDYATSAARMLAYAGRLRTLGIGAGDRVGLCLADTADHLLLHYAVAALGAVVVPVDHRWTPTEKRAVAEAFRCRLVLMEPGDTAAGALPATIFQASDWQHTTPIAPDLPADEDASLLISLSSGTTGRPTGAVVSHRQLYERFVSQWGGIGLSGADRFLLATPLYFGGGRSFAMSTLACGGTLIFCPPPARAPEVIEVAQARRATAAFVVPTQVTRMLECWTGEGPAMPEMRRLITSGAAMHPAQRLRALERLSPGLTDYYATSEGGGIAVLHAMEQRDFPETVGRPAFRVDIEIVDDAGAPLPRGTVGRLRYRGPGVSSALVDEHGGIVPADPQGWFMPGDLAKLLPSGHVQLAGRAKDVIIRGGVNVYPAEIEAVLLGCSGVAEAAAFPLPDPVLGEVVVAAVVATPGAVLEEAALRVVLQQRLAPYKQPQRLLVVPSLPRNTGGKVVRAALPALAG; encoded by the coding sequence ATGAACCTTGCTTCCTTGCTCCTGTCCCACGCCGCCGCGCGGCCATCCCACGCCGCGACCATCGAGGGGACGACCGAAACCGATTACGCCACATCGGCGGCGCGGATGCTGGCCTATGCGGGGCGGTTGCGCACGCTCGGCATCGGCGCCGGCGACCGCGTCGGGCTGTGCCTGGCCGATACCGCCGACCATCTGCTGCTGCACTACGCCGTGGCGGCGCTGGGCGCCGTGGTGGTGCCGGTGGACCACCGCTGGACGCCAACGGAAAAGCGCGCCGTGGCGGAGGCCTTCCGCTGCCGCCTGGTGCTGATGGAGCCCGGCGACACCGCCGCCGGCGCGCTGCCTGCCACGATCTTTCAGGCGTCGGACTGGCAACATACCACGCCTATCGCACCGGACCTGCCGGCCGATGAGGATGCGTCGCTGCTGATCTCGTTGTCGTCCGGCACCACGGGGCGGCCCACCGGCGCCGTGGTGTCGCACCGCCAGCTCTACGAGCGCTTTGTTTCCCAATGGGGCGGCATCGGGCTGAGCGGCGCCGACCGGTTCCTGCTCGCGACACCGCTCTATTTCGGTGGGGGGCGCTCCTTCGCCATGAGCACCCTCGCCTGTGGCGGCACGCTGATCTTCTGCCCGCCCCCCGCCCGTGCGCCGGAGGTGATCGAGGTGGCGCAGGCGCGGCGAGCCACCGCCGCCTTCGTGGTGCCCACGCAGGTGACGCGCATGCTGGAATGCTGGACCGGCGAGGGCCCGGCGATGCCGGAGATGCGCCGTCTGATCACCAGCGGTGCCGCCATGCACCCGGCGCAACGGCTGCGGGCGCTGGAGCGCCTGTCGCCCGGGCTGACCGACTACTACGCGACCAGTGAGGGCGGGGGCATCGCCGTGCTGCATGCCATGGAACAACGCGACTTCCCGGAAACCGTGGGACGCCCTGCCTTCCGGGTGGACATCGAGATCGTCGACGACGCCGGTGCGCCGTTGCCCCGTGGCACCGTGGGGCGGCTGCGCTACCGCGGCCCCGGCGTATCCAGCGCACTTGTGGATGAGCATGGCGGCATTGTGCCCGCCGACCCGCAGGGCTGGTTCATGCCGGGCGACCTGGCGAAGCTGCTGCCATCGGGCCACGTGCAACTGGCCGGGCGGGCCAAGGACGTGATCATCCGCGGCGGCGTCAACGTGTATCCGGCGGAGATCGAGGCCGTGCTGCTGGGCTGCTCCGGCGTGGCGGAAGCCGCGGCCTTTCCGCTGCCCGACCCCGTGCTGGGCGAGGTGGTGGTGGCAGCCGTCGTCGCCACCCCTGGCGCGGTGCTGGAGGAAGCCGCACTGCGCGTCGTTCTGCAACAGCGCCTTGCCCCCTACAAGCAGCCGCAGCGGCTGCTGGTTGTGCCGTCGCTGCCGCGCAACACGGGGGGCAAGGTGGTGCGGGCAGCTTTGCCGGCGCTGGCTGGCTGA
- a CDS encoding amidohydrolase family protein — protein sequence MSETIRAIDAVVNIWTPEALAARPGWGGDFFVGKMRAQSALMEGLSLEQMIERMDAAGIERAFLVAPKSGRVGLPGCYHLPYGIVARAVERFPDRFYGLAGIDPTEGMMGVRALESAVRDDGFIGAHCYPHWFEMAPDHARYYPFYAKCVELGVPYQLQVGQSMIYAAEHRTQSVGRPITLDAVACDFPELKLIGIHVGIPWHDEMIAMAWKHPNVFIGCDAHSPAYWPESFRRYIDSYGQDKVIFGTDFPVLDFARTRREIEAMNFRPGPLRKLLRDNVARIYGLAV from the coding sequence ATGAGTGAGACGATCCGGGCGATCGACGCCGTGGTCAATATCTGGACACCGGAAGCGCTCGCGGCGCGCCCCGGCTGGGGCGGCGACTTCTTTGTCGGCAAGATGCGCGCGCAATCCGCGCTGATGGAAGGCCTGTCGCTGGAACAGATGATCGAGCGGATGGATGCCGCTGGCATCGAGCGCGCCTTCCTGGTCGCGCCGAAGTCGGGCCGCGTCGGCCTGCCCGGCTGCTACCACCTGCCCTACGGCATCGTCGCCCGCGCGGTGGAGCGGTTCCCCGACCGCTTCTACGGCCTCGCCGGCATCGACCCGACGGAAGGCATGATGGGCGTGCGCGCGCTGGAATCGGCGGTGCGGGACGATGGCTTCATCGGCGCGCATTGTTACCCGCATTGGTTCGAGATGGCGCCGGACCACGCGCGCTACTACCCCTTCTACGCCAAGTGCGTCGAGCTCGGCGTGCCCTACCAGCTTCAGGTCGGGCAATCCATGATCTACGCGGCCGAGCACCGCACGCAAAGCGTCGGCCGGCCGATCACGCTGGATGCCGTGGCCTGCGACTTCCCGGAGCTGAAGCTGATCGGCATTCATGTCGGTATTCCCTGGCATGACGAGATGATCGCCATGGCCTGGAAGCACCCCAACGTATTCATCGGCTGCGACGCGCACAGCCCCGCCTACTGGCCGGAAAGCTTCCGCCGCTACATCGACAGCTACGGGCAGGACAAGGTGATCTTCGGCACCGACTTCCCCGTGCTCGACTTCGCCCGCACGCGGCGGGAGATCGAGGCCATGAACTTCCGCCCCGGACCGCTGCGCAAGCTGCTGCGCGACAACGTGGCGCGCATCTACGGCTTGGCGGTCTGA
- a CDS encoding cysteine hydrolase family protein: protein MPSAEVPALLLLIDLQRAFCDDDGSIAQQGRDIALLKVAAGNCARLAARARAAGVPVVWTRMMFRPDYADGGTILAMRPNLARIGALRAGTEDVALSVSAKAEAGDIVIDKPRYSALYATPLEAMLRAFNTRRVLIGGVTTSMCVETTARDLSQRDYDIRVVAEACGDFDPARHAASLSALAFGFAPVIGMEEAGAALCQTAKP, encoded by the coding sequence TTGCCTTCGGCTGAGGTGCCCGCGCTGCTGCTGCTGATCGACCTGCAGCGCGCCTTCTGCGACGACGACGGTTCCATCGCGCAACAGGGGCGCGACATCGCGCTCCTGAAGGTCGCGGCGGGGAACTGTGCCCGGCTGGCCGCGCGGGCGCGCGCGGCGGGCGTGCCGGTGGTCTGGACCCGGATGATGTTCCGCCCCGACTATGCCGATGGCGGCACCATCCTTGCCATGCGGCCCAACCTGGCACGCATCGGCGCCCTGCGCGCCGGCACGGAGGACGTGGCGCTCTCCGTCTCCGCGAAGGCGGAAGCGGGCGACATCGTGATCGACAAGCCGCGCTATTCGGCGCTCTACGCGACGCCGCTGGAAGCGATGCTGCGCGCCTTCAATACGCGGCGCGTGCTGATAGGCGGCGTCACCACCTCCATGTGCGTGGAAACCACGGCGCGGGACCTGTCGCAACGGGACTACGACATCCGCGTGGTGGCCGAGGCCTGCGGCGACTTCGACCCCGCGCGGCACGCGGCCTCCCTGTCCGCGCTGGCCTTCGGCTTCGCCCCCGTGATCGGGATGGAGGAGGCCGGCGCGGCGCTGTGTCAGACCGCCAAGCCGTAG
- a CDS encoding ABC transporter substrate-binding protein — protein MTQPCFAMPRRALLAAGAGLLMAPAVARAQSLRRVKYLTPFGFILGFAEVLYGQTGGFFAKEGLDVEVEGGRGSAMSVQQVTAGNVLLSRTGGTDLIKAYAREPSIVAIGEIYQRDGFFVISHADKPIRTPADMAGKTMGIVSTGGATENLLDMMLASRDVPKADVKREAVGNAPTAFEFIKRGRIDGFIATSDTVFQLQTDKQPVLAWSTDTVAPVPGQVYLTSKATLDTETEALAKFLRGVQASLDAMEAQRANLAPVLASMATKYEIAEARRPDKGASVLAYGLDTTFAAPRRDKLASNPQSWDSACTLMVKAGIIAEPRDRAFYDDKARKLAFG, from the coding sequence ATGACGCAGCCCTGCTTCGCGATGCCCCGCCGCGCCCTCCTGGCTGCCGGCGCCGGCCTGCTGATGGCGCCGGCCGTGGCGCGCGCCCAGTCGCTGCGGCGCGTGAAGTACCTGACGCCCTTCGGCTTCATCCTCGGTTTCGCGGAGGTGCTGTACGGGCAGACCGGCGGCTTCTTCGCCAAGGAAGGGCTGGACGTGGAGGTCGAGGGCGGGCGCGGCTCCGCCATGTCGGTGCAGCAGGTGACGGCGGGCAACGTGTTGCTGTCGCGCACCGGCGGCACCGACCTGATCAAGGCCTATGCGCGCGAGCCTTCCATCGTCGCGATCGGCGAGATCTATCAGCGCGACGGCTTTTTCGTGATCAGCCACGCCGACAAGCCGATCCGCACGCCGGCTGACATGGCGGGCAAGACCATGGGCATCGTGTCCACCGGCGGCGCCACGGAAAACCTGTTGGACATGATGCTGGCTTCGCGCGATGTGCCCAAGGCCGATGTTAAGCGCGAGGCGGTCGGCAACGCGCCCACCGCCTTTGAATTCATCAAGCGTGGGCGCATCGACGGCTTCATCGCCACCTCGGACACTGTGTTCCAGTTGCAAACCGACAAGCAGCCGGTGCTGGCGTGGTCCACCGACACCGTGGCTCCCGTGCCGGGCCAGGTGTACCTGACCTCCAAGGCGACGCTGGATACGGAAACCGAGGCGCTGGCGAAGTTCCTGCGTGGCGTGCAGGCTTCGCTGGATGCCATGGAGGCGCAGAGGGCGAACCTCGCCCCCGTGCTGGCTTCCATGGCCACGAAATACGAGATTGCCGAGGCACGCAGGCCGGACAAGGGCGCATCGGTGCTGGCCTATGGGCTGGACACCACCTTTGCAGCACCGCGCCGGGACAAGTTGGCCAGTAACCCGCAGAGCTGGGACAGCGCCTGCACGCTGATGGTCAAGGCCGGCATCATCGCCGAGCCGCGCGACCGCGCCTTCTACGACGACAAGGCACGCAAGCTTGCCTTCGGCTGA
- a CDS encoding FAD-binding protein: MLPTTRARHAMLAETVSGGSGGMADWDVVVVGAGAAGMVGALRAAAGGARVALLERDAAAPSNLALSGGLFSAAGSRWQHEAGVEDGPDRFAADITDKTGGAVPQPLLRTVTQGARDAAHFLADSAGLPIHLSQTARFPGHSAPRLHATPAESGAELAALLRAAVRRAPRIAWLEGCDAVALRSGACGVAGVEVSDGGAARRVLPAAWVLLAGGGFGGNAARKARHLPGASGALHVGAASNDGRGMDWLDQLGAALRCMDSYQGQPHVCRDGDGTHRLGAALPALGAVMVNQQGLRFAAEDMGPSELTAHVLAQPGGAVEIWDAAAQDTALRQGPFRAATEAGLVWGGGGLATLAARFGLPPDALADTLRDAAACARGEQTDQHGRTHWGTPLQAPFFAAAITGGLAHTQGGAVVDAGARVLRADGSAIPGLLAAGGAACGVSGTGAAGYVPGNGLAQAFALGLAAGATAAG; the protein is encoded by the coding sequence GTGCTGCCGACAACCCGCGCCCGCCATGCCATGCTGGCGGAGACGGTGAGCGGGGGAAGTGGCGGCATGGCGGACTGGGATGTGGTGGTGGTCGGCGCAGGCGCAGCCGGCATGGTGGGGGCGTTGCGGGCCGCGGCCGGCGGTGCCCGCGTGGCCCTGCTGGAACGCGATGCCGCCGCGCCCAGCAACCTGGCCTTGTCCGGCGGCCTGTTTTCCGCCGCCGGCAGCCGCTGGCAGCACGAAGCGGGCGTGGAGGACGGGCCGGACCGCTTCGCCGCCGACATCACCGATAAGACCGGCGGCGCCGTACCGCAGCCCTTGCTGCGCACGGTGACGCAGGGCGCGCGGGATGCTGCACATTTTCTGGCAGACAGTGCCGGCTTGCCGATCCACTTGTCGCAAACGGCAAGATTCCCTGGCCATTCCGCGCCGCGCCTGCACGCGACACCGGCGGAATCGGGTGCCGAACTGGCGGCGCTGTTGCGCGCGGCCGTGCGCCGGGCGCCGCGCATCGCCTGGCTGGAAGGCTGTGACGCCGTGGCGTTGCGGAGCGGTGCCTGCGGCGTTGCGGGGGTCGAGGTTTCCGATGGGGGCGCCGCGCGCCGGGTGCTGCCCGCCGCCTGGGTGCTGCTGGCCGGCGGCGGCTTCGGCGGCAACGCGGCGCGGAAGGCGCGGCACCTGCCCGGCGCGTCGGGGGCGCTGCATGTCGGCGCCGCGTCGAACGACGGGCGCGGCATGGACTGGCTGGATCAGCTTGGCGCCGCGTTGCGCTGCATGGATTCCTACCAAGGGCAGCCGCATGTCTGCCGCGATGGCGACGGCACGCACCGGCTGGGCGCCGCGCTGCCGGCGCTGGGGGCCGTCATGGTCAACCAGCAGGGCCTGCGTTTCGCGGCGGAGGATATGGGGCCGTCGGAGCTGACCGCGCATGTGCTGGCGCAGCCTGGCGGAGCCGTGGAGATCTGGGACGCCGCCGCGCAGGACACCGCGCTGCGCCAGGGCCCGTTCCGCGCGGCGACGGAGGCTGGCCTGGTGTGGGGCGGCGGCGGGCTCGCCACATTGGCCGCGCGCTTCGGCCTGCCACCGGATGCCCTGGCGGACACGCTGCGCGACGCCGCCGCCTGCGCGCGCGGCGAACAGACAGACCAGCACGGCCGCACCCATTGGGGCACGCCGTTGCAGGCGCCGTTCTTCGCGGCGGCCATCACCGGCGGGCTGGCGCATACGCAGGGCGGCGCGGTGGTGGATGCAGGCGCGCGCGTGCTGCGGGCCGATGGCAGCGCCATTCCCGGGCTGCTGGCGGCGGGCGGCGCGGCCTGCGGCGTGTCCGGCACCGGCGCGGCGGGCTATGTGCCGGGCAATGGTCTGGCGCAGGCCTTCGCGCTGGGGCTCGCCGCCGGCGCCACGGCGGCGGGTTGA